Proteins encoded together in one Canis aureus isolate CA01 chromosome 21, VMU_Caureus_v.1.0, whole genome shotgun sequence window:
- the FGF3 gene encoding fibroblast growth factor 3 produces the protein MGLIWLLLLSLLEPGWPAAGPGARLRRDAGGRGGVYEHLGGAPRRRKLYCATKYHLQLHPSGRVNGSLENSAYSILEMTAVEVGIVAIKGLFSGRYLAMNKRGRLYASESYNAECEFVERIHELGYNTYASRLYRTAPSGPGAQRQPSAERLWYVSVNGKGRPRRGFKTRRTQKSSLFLPRVLDPKDHEMVRLLQSGAGLRGGLPGPPGKGTRPRRRRQRKRSRGGHV, from the exons ATGGGCCTGATCTGGCTCCTGCTGCTCAGCCTGCTGGAGCCCGGCTGGCCGGCCGCGGGTCCCGGGGCGCGACTGCGGCGCGATgcgggcggccgcggcggcgtCTACGAGCACCTCGGCGGGGCGCCCCGGCGCCGCAAGCTCTACTGCGCCACCAAGTACCACCTCCAGCTGCACCCGAGCGGCCGCGTCAACGGCAGCCTGGAAAACAGCGCCTACA GTATCCTGGAGATGACGGCGGTGGAGGTGGGCATCGTGGCCATCAAGGGGCTCTTCTCCGGGCGGTACCTGGCCATGAACAAGAGGGGGCGGCTCTACGCTTCG GAGAGCTACAACGCCGAGTGTGAGTTCGTGGAGCGGATCCACGAGCTGGGCTACAACACGTACGCCTCGCGGCTGTACCGCACGGCGCCCAGCGGCCCAGGGGCCCAGCGCCAGCCCAGCGCCGAGAGACTGTGGTATGTGTCCGTCAACGGCAAGGGCCGGCCCCGCAGGGGCTTCAAGACACGCCGCACCCAGAAGTCCTCCCTGTTCCTGCCGCGCGTGCTGGACCCCAAGGACCACGAGATGGTGCGGCTGCTGCAGAGCGGGGCCGGGCTCCGCGGCGGCCTGCCCGGGCCCCCCGGCAAGGGCACCcggccccggcggcggcggcagagGAAGCGGAGCCGAGGAGGCCACGTGTAG